Genomic segment of Desulfocurvibacter africanus subsp. africanus DSM 2603:
CCACCAGGATAACAACCTTGCCGGCGATGTCCGGCTCCGCCTCGTCGCCCCTGTACAACGACTCGCGGCGCTCCAGCTCGCGCTGCTCGCGGGCGGCAACCGCGGCCAAGGCCTCGGTGGACACGCCCATCTGCCGTAGCGCGTAATCATTGATGACCCGCACCCCACCCGTGGCGATCGCGCCTAGGGCGAACTCCTCGTTGCCGGGCGCACCCAGCTTGCGCACCAGAAATACGTCCAGGGGCGCGCCAAGGTGCTCGGCCACTTCGTAGGCCACGGGCACTCCACCTCGAGGTAGGCCCAGCACAAGCACGTCCTGCTTGTTCCTGTACTCGCCCAGCCGTTCGGCCAGCTTCCGTCCAGCGTCTGTCCTGTCGTCGAAAACCATGGCCATGCTGCCTCCCCTTTCCAGCCGACCAGGCCCGGCCGGCACGTATTTTCGCGCCACCATAGCACAGCCGATTGGCCGTGCAACAGGCTCGCGAGCAGCTTGCCGGTCGCACGGCCAAATCAAGGGTTTATCTCACCGCGAATTATAGATTCGGCAACTGCCAGGATGGACAGTTCTGCCCATATAAGTTTGCAGGAGATGGCGGAGCGCTCGGCAATTCACCCTGAAAACAGATGCCTGGAACAGCGCGCGAACGAATTGCCGGGTCCAAGGCTGCGTCGGCCCCAGCTCATTAATCCACGAGTTTGGAAATCTCCGGGCGTCTGCGCTTGAGATCCTGCAGTCTGGCATCGTCGCGATGCAGGTGAATGAAGGATCGCGCCACGAGATAGACGCCTGCCGATATGAGCAGGGTACACAGAACCAAAACAGGAACGAGCAGCCAGACCACGCCGCGTGGGTTATAGTAATTCGAGAAAGCCACGAGCAGGCCGAGCACGGACATGGGCAGGGCCAACAGAGCGATGCCCGTGCGCATGACTGCCAGCCAAGTGCGCTTTTCCGCCAGGATGAGCCGCGCCTCTGCTCCTGGGGTCATGGCGTGCGCATGGTCGCGGGTTGGTCGGGATGTTTTGGGCATGTTGAAGTGTAAGGCATATTCAGACGTTCCGCCATGGCCGGACCCAAAACTGTTGAACCTGACGTACGATCGTTAGATGTTATGGCTGACAACCTCCACGGAACGCAAATGTGGCGTCTGGCGTGCGTGAAGCAGAGCGCCGGCCAGGGCCGTGAAGGGCGCCACGGCGACCAGGCCGAAGGAGCCCACCAGGGTCTTGAGCACTTCGGCGGACACGAACACGAGGTTGAAGATGTTCTCCAGCGGGATGCCCTGGGCCATAAAGGCCATGAGCAAGGTGATGTAGCCTCCGGAATAGGCGAACAAGAGCGTGGTGGTCATGGTGCCGACCACGGCGCGGCCTACGGTCAGGCCCGAGGCGAGTATCTCGCGGCGGGTCAGGTTCGGCCGCCTGCGGGCGAGTTCGTTCTGGCTGGCGGCCACGTCCATGGCCAGGTCCATGACCGCGCCCGAGGCGGCCAGGAACACGGCGGCGATGTAGATGCGCGTAAGGTTCAAGTGCCCGAAGCCCGAGTAGAGCAGGGTTTCGGAAAAGAGCATGACCGCGCCATGGACCTTGAGCTTGGCCGTGAACAAAAAGGCCAGGACGCAGGAGGTGGCTATGCCCAGAAACGCCCCAAGGAAAGCGGCCAGGCCCATGCGCGTTATTCCGGCCACGAGGAAGATAATGACCGCCGTGAGCAGGGCCGTGAGCCCCAGGCTGACCAGGACCGGGTCGTGACCCAGGAGCAGGGCCGGGATGAGCAGCTTCCAGATGGCCACGGCGGCGAAGACGAAGGACAGCAGGGCCTTGAGCCCGGTCCAGCCGCCGAAGGCCACCAGCAGCAGGGCGAACAGGCCAAGCAGGAGCAGTTCGGTATCCAGACGGTAGTGGTCCTGGGCCACGGCGCGCACGATCGCTCCGTCCTCGGAGAGGGAGAGGACCACCAGGGCCGTGTCGCCCACCTGGAAAATCTTGTCCATGTCCATCTTGCCCAGCAGCTCGTTATGGGCCTCAACGATGGCGCCGGCGTGGGGCCCGCCAAGCAGGCGAAGGTCCACGGTCTGGAAGCCTGCCTTGACGATGCCAAACTGCTGCATGTGGCTGTTGTCCACGGTCAGCACCTCGCCCCTGCAGCGCTCGGACGGTCCCTGTTGACGGCCCTCGAAACCCGAAGGCAGCAGGAGCATGACCGTGGTGAGGATCAGGAAAGCAAGCGCCAAACACATGTCGCGCTTGCGGTCGGCTTTGGGGAAAAGCATCGTTCAACTTCCTGTGCTGCTGTTTGTAAGACTGCAAAGCATTGAGGAGGGCGCCGCCCTCCTCAAGCTCCTCCCGCCAGGGGGTGCGATCCCCTGGACCCCGTGTTCCGATCCGGCCGGAGGAACCGGCCGGATCGGTTGGGATGGAGGCATCTTTATCAGCGCCGTCGAAATGCAGGGGCGCTTCGACTAGTTGGCCTGGGACAGGTAGATGATCTTGGACTTGAGGCCCATGTTCTCGGTCATCTTCAGGAACAAGTCGGTGTTGTCGTAGAAGCCGTTGAATTTCTCGGACCCGGCGCCGATGGCCGTGGTCAGCACGGGCACGCCGGTGTGCGAGTAGGAGGTCCAGGCCAGGCCGGCCTTCTGGTTCAGGATATGCGTGACGGTCACGCTGAAGGGGTTGTAGCCGCCGTAGAGCAGGTACTCCTGCTCGTTCTTGGACTTCTCGTAATCGCCAGCCAGGGTGCGGGCGAAGGCGTCCTTGAGGGAGGCCATTTCGTAGTCCTTGAGCACCATGGGGTCCTTGGCGTCGCCCGTGGCCTTGAGGCCAAAATCCTGTTCGACCATGGCCATGGCCTGCTCGAAGCGCGGGTTGGTCTTTTTAAGAGCCTCGAATTTCTCGTCGAAGGCCACGTAGGAGATCTTTTGGCCGTTCAGGCGGGAGAAATGGGACTCGTACTTGGTGCCGGCGAAGCCCAGGGTAAGGCCGCCAGTCTCATGGTCGCCGGTCACGATGATAAGCGTATCCTTGGGATGCTTCTTATAGAACGCGATGGCCTTGGCCACGGCGTCCTCGAAGGCCAGGGTGTCCTTGATGGAGGCCAGGGCGTCGTTGGCATGACAGGCCCAGTCGATCTTGCCGCCCTCGACCATCATGAAGAAGCCTTTCTTGTTGTTCAGCAACTCGATGCCCTTGGCGGTCAGGTCGGCCAGGGTCACGTCGCCATGAGCGTTGTCCATGGCGTAGGCCATGGCCTGGGAGTCCTGCAGGCGGGGATTGATGAACATAGCCTTCTGGCCGGGCTTGAGGGCCTTGAATCCTGCCACGTCGTTCACTACCGCATAGCCGGCCTTCCGGGCCGCTTCGATGGCGTTGACCTTTTCGCCCTGTATTTTTGACTTCTTGCCCTCGGGGTCCACGAGGCCGCCGCCGGCGAAGTAGTCGAAGCCGCTCTTCGAAAGCTGCATGGAGATTTCGTACATGTTCTTGCGGGTGGGTTGGTGGGCGTAGAAAGCGGCCGGGGTGGCGTGATCCAGGGACACGCTGGACACGATGCCGACCTTGTAGCCGGCGTCGCGGGCCATCTCGGCGATGGTCTTGACCGGCTTGTTCCTGCCGTCCACGCCCACGCCTGCGTTGGTGGTCTTTACGCCCGAGGCCATGGCCGTGCCGGCCGCGGCCGAGTCGGTGATGAGTGAGTCGATGGAGTAGGTCGTGGTCATGCCCTGGGCCGGGAACTCATTGAAGTTCAGCTTGACGATGCCAGGCTTTTCGAAGCCGGCCAGCGAGGCCTTGTACATCTCGGCGGCGTTGCTCTGGGGCAAGCCCATGCCGTCGCCGATGAACAGGAATACGTACTTGGCCTTGGCCATGGCCTCGGTCGAGCCGAGCACAAGCACGCCGCCGGCCACGGCCAGGGCCAGGAGCAGGCGCGCCAGAAATTGTTTGCGGTTGCGGCAATCCATGTTGGCTTCTCCTTATGAGAATTGAGTGAAACCAAGGTCCAGCTTGGGTCTTGTCTCCTTTTCCCCGAGAAGCGTTTCGATAATATGACAGATTTGCAGCGGATTTGTGAATTAGAACCGACCAAGGCGATAGTGTGCTGTCCAACTGCGTTGTTGGTTTGACAGCCCGGCATGGCCGTGCGAGTTTCGTATGCTGGGAAAACCAGGAACCCATGAGAGCGGAGGTGAACATGCACACGCAGTCAGCACGCTTGAACCGCAGGCGCTTCCTCCAGACCACGGCGGCGGCCGCGGCGTTGGTGGGTGCGGCCATGGCCGGCTGGACGCCCTTGGTCATGGCCCAGGGACAGCAAAAGAAGGAGGCTTTCCCCATGCAGCCACTGCCATACCCCGAGAATGCCTTGGAGCCGACCATCTCGGCCCGTACCGTGTCGTTCCATTACGGCAAGCATACCAAAAAATACTACGACACCACCAACGAAATGGTGGCCGGGGGCAAGTACGCCGGCATGCCCCTGGAAGAAGTGTTCCGCGCCGCCCACCAGGAGAAGAACAAGAAGCTCTTCAACAATGCGGCCCAAGCCTGGAACCATACTTTCTATTGGAATCAGTTCAAGCCGGGCGGCCGCGAGTTCTCGGGCCGGGCCGCCGACGCGATCAAGGCCTCCTTCGGCGGGTACGAGGAGTTCCGCGACAAGTTCGTCAAGGAAGCCGAGGGACAGTTCGGCAGCGGCTACGCCTGGCTCGTGGACAACAAGGGCAAGCTGGAGATCGTCACCACCCCCAATGCCGTGAACCCGCTGGTGAAGCAGCAAAAGCCCGTGCTCACGGTGGACGTCTGGGAGCACGCCTACTACCTGGACTACCAGAACAAGCGCGGCGAGCACGTCAAGACCGTGCTGGACAAGCTGATCAACTGGCAGGTCGTCGCCCAGAACATGGCTTAGGCTTCATCGTCAAGGCAACCTGGGGAGGGGTCGCCCTCCCAGGCCGCCTTGGACTTAGGGCGGCGGCCATATTCTCCATAACAATGCAGCGTGCCCTGCGGATGCTGGCTGGGTTGATGCGCTTTAAGCAGGATCACAAAATGGCTGCGACGCCTTGCCCGCACATGGCCTTGGTGCCCGCCATCATCGTCGCACTGGCATTATTGCTCGGGGCGGCAGGCTGCATGCAGCCCATCAGGGGCAGGACCTACGACGAGGTCGTAGCCGAGTTGGGCCCGCCCGCTGCCTGCGACGAAAAATCCGACGGCCGCACCTACTGTTCTTGGATCGTGGAGAGCAATCCGAACGTCAACTGGGAATACCACCGGGTCATGCTCTTCGATGCCAAGGGCCGGCTGGTGAAGTCCTATCCGCAAAGCCGCTTCAACGCCGATTAGAGCATTTTGCTTTTGAAAATGCTCTGCGAGCCATGCTTCGGCATGGCTTGCCGCCGCGTAGGCGTAGGCGCAATTCACTTGCGCCGTCAACGCCGGAGCGGGCGTCTTAAAAGCAATCCGCACTAGGGCGACATGCAAATGAAATGAGGGTGCAGGGAAACCATTTCCCTGCCGGGAGTGGGTATGGGAGAGGGCAGCGCCCTCTCCCAGTTCGAATGCCATGTGCGTTAGGACAGATGCCTGAAAAACCGCGCGATCAGGTCTGGAGTCTCAGGCCAGATTCAGCACCCGGCGTAACTCGGCCTTGAATTCCTCTAGCTCCACGGGCTTGGACACGTAGCCGTCGAGGCCCATGGCCAGGAAGCGTTCGCGGTCACCCTTCATGGCATGGGCGGTCAGCGCGATGATCGGCACGCTGGAGTTCTGGCCTCCCTCTCCCTTGCGGATGCGCCGCAAGATCTCGACGCCGTCCATGTCGGGCATTTCGATGTCCGTCAGCACCACGTCGAAGCGCTCGCGAGCCAGGGCGGTCAGGGCGCTTGAACCATCGACCGCGAGAGCAGGCGCGTGGCCCTCCCTGCGCAGGAAG
This window contains:
- a CDS encoding phosphoribosyltransferase, which codes for MAMVFDDRTDAGRKLAERLGEYRNKQDVLVLGLPRGGVPVAYEVAEHLGAPLDVFLVRKLGAPGNEEFALGAIATGGVRVINDYALRQMGVSTEALAAVAAREQRELERRESLYRGDEAEPDIAGKVVILVDDGLATGATMRAAVLAVKVKKPQKVVVAVPTGSAEACHILNAEADEVLCLDVPTHFGGVGAWYRDFAQTSDEEVLNLLNRARQRMAA
- a CDS encoding alkaline phosphatase, which codes for MDCRNRKQFLARLLLALAVAGGVLVLGSTEAMAKAKYVFLFIGDGMGLPQSNAAEMYKASLAGFEKPGIVKLNFNEFPAQGMTTTYSIDSLITDSAAAGTAMASGVKTTNAGVGVDGRNKPVKTIAEMARDAGYKVGIVSSVSLDHATPAAFYAHQPTRKNMYEISMQLSKSGFDYFAGGGLVDPEGKKSKIQGEKVNAIEAARKAGYAVVNDVAGFKALKPGQKAMFINPRLQDSQAMAYAMDNAHGDVTLADLTAKGIELLNNKKGFFMMVEGGKIDWACHANDALASIKDTLAFEDAVAKAIAFYKKHPKDTLIIVTGDHETGGLTLGFAGTKYESHFSRLNGQKISYVAFDEKFEALKKTNPRFEQAMAMVEQDFGLKATGDAKDPMVLKDYEMASLKDAFARTLAGDYEKSKNEQEYLLYGGYNPFSVTVTHILNQKAGLAWTSYSHTGVPVLTTAIGAGSEKFNGFYDNTDLFLKMTENMGLKSKIIYLSQAN
- a CDS encoding superoxide dismutase, translating into MHTQSARLNRRRFLQTTAAAAALVGAAMAGWTPLVMAQGQQKKEAFPMQPLPYPENALEPTISARTVSFHYGKHTKKYYDTTNEMVAGGKYAGMPLEEVFRAAHQEKNKKLFNNAAQAWNHTFYWNQFKPGGREFSGRAADAIKASFGGYEEFRDKFVKEAEGQFGSGYAWLVDNKGKLEIVTTPNAVNPLVKQQKPVLTVDVWEHAYYLDYQNKRGEHVKTVLDKLINWQVVAQNMA
- a CDS encoding YibE/F family protein; the protein is MLFPKADRKRDMCLALAFLILTTVMLLLPSGFEGRQQGPSERCRGEVLTVDNSHMQQFGIVKAGFQTVDLRLLGGPHAGAIVEAHNELLGKMDMDKIFQVGDTALVVLSLSEDGAIVRAVAQDHYRLDTELLLLGLFALLLVAFGGWTGLKALLSFVFAAVAIWKLLIPALLLGHDPVLVSLGLTALLTAVIIFLVAGITRMGLAAFLGAFLGIATSCVLAFLFTAKLKVHGAVMLFSETLLYSGFGHLNLTRIYIAAVFLAASGAVMDLAMDVAASQNELARRRPNLTRREILASGLTVGRAVVGTMTTTLLFAYSGGYITLLMAFMAQGIPLENIFNLVFVSAEVLKTLVGSFGLVAVAPFTALAGALLHARQTPHLRSVEVVSHNI